The sequence GGCGACCTCGCCCGGACGCGCCGGCTTGCGGTGCAGGCCCTCGAGGACCGCGCCCGGCGGCTGGAAATCGAGCGCCAGCAGGAACGGGACCTCGCGGCCGCGGACGAACGCAGCCACATCGCCCGCGAAATGCATGACATCGTGGCGCATTCGCTCTCCGTCATCATTACCCAGGCCGACGGTGCCCGCTACGCCAGTGCCCATACGCCGGCCATCGCGGGGCAGACGCTGGAGACCATTGCGGAAACGGGCCGCTCGTCCCTGCGGGAGATGCGCCGGCTGCTGGGCGTGCTGCGCGGCGACGAAGTTGCCTCGACCCGGCCGCTGCCGTCCTTGGCGGATGTGGAAACCCTGGTCGAAGCGGTGCGCCGGTCCGGCCTGCAGGTCAGCCTGGAGTGGATCGGCCACCCGCGCCGCCCCTTGCCCGCGGGCGCCGAGCTCACCGCCTACCGGGTTGTCCAGGAGGCGCTGACGAATGTCCTCAAGCATGCCGGCCCCGACGCCCAGGCTGTGGTGCGCCTGGAGTGGACCGGCCGCGGGCTTCAATTAAACATTAACGACGACGGACGCGGCGCCGGCGCCGACCCGGCCACGACCGGCAGCGGCCAAGGCATCGTGGGCATGGCCGAGCGGCTGGCGCTCTACGATGGGACGGTGGAAGCGGCCCCTAGGAACGGCGGCGGTTTCCGCGTCTACGCGTTCATTCCCTACACGGAGGCCTGAAGTGAGTACCCCGCTGCCACGGCACGACCAGCATCACGACCCTGGCACCGGGCCCATCCGGGTCGCCCTGGTCGACGACCAGCAGCTGGTCCGCGGCGGCTTCAAGATGCTCATCAATTCGCAGCCGGACCTCGAAGTCGTGGCGGAGGCCGGCAACGGCCACGAAGCCGTGAGCGCACTGGCCGCGGTGAGCGCCGACGTCGTACTGATGGATGTCCGCATGCCCGGCATGGACGGCATCGAAGCCACCGGGGCGCTGCTGGAACGGGCGGCCCGCAGGCCCGCGGGTTCGGGCGGCAGGGACCTGAAGGTGGTTGTCCTGACCACCTTCGACCTGGACGAATACGCCCTCTCGGCGATCCAGGCCGGGGCCAGCGGTTTCCTGCTCAAGGACGCGCCGCCGGAGGAACTGCTCGCCGCCATCCGCACCGTGCACCGGGGCGACGCGGTGATTGCGCCGTCGACCACCCGCCGGCTGCTGGACCATGTGGCTCCCCTGCTGCGCACGCCGTCGCCCGAGGTCAGCCGGCACACGGCCGCCGTGGAGTCGCTGACCGCCCGCGAGCGCGAAGTGTTCACGCTGATCGCCCGGGGACTGTCGAACCCGGAAATCGCGGCCGAACTGTTCCTGTCCGAGGCAACCGTCAAGACCCACGTCGGCCACATCCTGGCCAAACTGAACGCCCGGGACCGGGTGCAGGCCGTGCTCATCGCGTACGAGACCGGGGTCGTCATCCCGTAGGCCGCGCTGCTCCTCTGCGGCGGGTCTCCCGCGGCCGACCTCCGCCCTAGGTATGAGTCCCGGCGGCCGAAGACCAGCCCCGGGTCCGATCCGCCGGCGCCCTGGCGCTCCATAGCGTGGGGGTATGACCACGAGAACCGAGCACTCATCCAATCTCCCCCGACCCGCCGACCGGTCCCGCGCGGACGCCTCCGGCCCGGATTCCTTCGGCACTTCGCCTTCCGGTGCATCCGGCCCCGGCTCCCCCGGCAGGGCGGCGGCCCCCGCGGCGGCGACCAGCCTACTCTGCAAGACCTACGGCAGCGGCGATACCCGCGTCCAGGCCCTCAAAGAGGTGACCGTCTCCTTCGAAAGCGGCAAGTTCACCGCGATCATGGGCCCCTCCGGATCGGGCAAGTCCACGCTCATGCACTGCCTGGCCGGGCTGGACACGGCCGACTCCGGGAGCATCCGGGTAGGCGGCACCGAAATCACCGCCTTGGGCGACGCCCAGCTGACCAGGCTGCGCCGCGAACGCATCGGCTTCGTCTTCCAAGCGTTCAACCTCGTGCCGACCCTGACCGCCGAGCAGAACATAACGCTGCCCATCGCGCTCGGGGGCGGAAAGGTCGACACGGAGTGGCTGGATTACATCACCGCCACGCTGGGACTCGCGGAGCGGCTCAAGCACCGGCCGCATGAGCTCTCCGGCGGCCAGCAGCAGCGCGTGGCGGTGGCCCGGGCACTGCTGACCCGGCCTGACGTGCTCTTCGGCGACGAGCCCACCGGCAACCTGGATTCCCGTTCCGGGGCCGAGGTGCTCGCGCTGCTGCGGCGTTCCTCGCAGGAGATGGGCCAGAGCATCATCATGGTGACCCACGATCCCGTCGCCGCGTCCTATGCGGACCGCGTCGTCCTCATGAACGACGGCCGCCTGGTCGGGGACCTGGACAGGCCGGACACGGACAGCGTGCTCTCCGCGCTCGCCGGGCTGGGGGCCTGACCGATGCTGAAAGTCGCACTCGCAGAGGTGAAGGCGCACGCACGCCGGTTTGTCGCCGTCGGAATTGCGGTCATGGTGGCCGTAGGCTTCCTCACCGCCACCCTCATGGTCAACGCATCCTCCGAAGCGTCGCTGGCGAACACCGTCGGCGCGGGCTTCAGGAACGCGGACCTCATCATCGCGCCCGGGCCGGATAAGCCGCTGGAGCCGGCAGCGGCCGAGGCTGCCGCCGCCGCGGCCGCTGCCACCGGCGGCGTGGCGCAGACCTACCTCCAGCGACAGGCCCACATTGCCTTCGGCGCAGCCGGGACGGCGGGATTCGGCGTGCTGCAGAACCTGTCGGAGGACGCCGGGCTGAATCCCGCCGAGCTGCTCACCGGATCCTGGCCCGCGGCAGGCGAAGTCGCCGTTGACGAGGCCACCGCCGAACGACTGCAGCTGGCCGAAGGCGCCACGCTCCGGCTGGCCCCCGCCGGCGGCAGCGTCGCGGCCGAGAGCCTCGCCGCCGGCCGCGACCTGACCGTCTCCGGCATTATCGAACCCTCCAACGACCCGCTGACCATGGGCCAGCCGCAGTTCCTCGCGCCCGACGCCACCCTCAACGAGCTGTCCCCGGCGCAGGCTCCGGCAACAGTCCTCGCCATCCAACTCGGGCTCGCCGACGGCGCCGACGCCGGGAAGGTCCGGGACTCCGTCGCGGCCGTGCTGTCCGCGGCCGGTCTCCAGGGCGCGACGGTCAATACCGCGGCAGAGCAGACCAAGGAGCTGGTCGCCAGCCTCACCGGCGGCTCGGACCCGATCACCCCCGTATTGCTGGCGTTCGCCCTCGTCGCGATCCTCGTCTGCGGCCTGGTCGTGGGGAACACCTTCTCCGTGCTGGTCGCCCAGCGCACCCGCGACCTCGCCCTGCTGCGCTGCATCGGCGCCGACCGGCGACAGATCCGCCGTTCTGTCCTGGTCGAGGCGCTGCTGGTCGGCACGCTCTCGTCCGCAGCCGGCGTCCTCGCCGCCATCGCCCTGATGGCCGGCCTTGTCGGCTGGCTCCGGCAACAGCCGGACACCAGCTTCGCGGCACTCGCAATCCCTCCGTTTGCGGTCCCCCTCGGAGCCGGCGTCGGCATCCTGATGACCGTGCTGGCCGCCCTGCCGCCCGCCCGCGCCGCCACCGCCGTCGCACCGCTGGCCGCGCTCCGCCCGTTCGAAGAGCCCCGCGCCGGCAACCGCAAAGGCAAGACCAGGCTGTGGATCGGCCTGGCACTCACGGCCAGCGGCACCGTCGTACTTGGCCTGGGCGCGGCCGGTGCCAGCCTGCTCGTGGCGCTCCCCGGGGGTCTGCTTTCCTTCGTCGGGCTGCTGATGTGTGCGAGCGTCTTCGTGCCGCCGCTGGTGAGCGCGGTCGGCGCCCCGGCGCGGGCATTCGGTGTGCCCGGCAAGCTCGCCGCCGTCAACGCCGTCCGCAATCCCGGCCGCACCTCCGCGACGGCGACCGCCCTGCTGATCGGCGTGACCCTCGTGACGATGATGATGACCGGTGCCCAGACGGCGCGCACAGCCTTCGACTCAGAGCTGGCCACGCAGTACCCGGTCGACGTCAGCATTGCGGGCCCGGCCATGGACGGCACCGCGCTGGACGCCCGGGATGCGGCGGCGGCCGCGGAGTACGACGGCGTTGCTGCCGCCGGCCTGGTCACGCCCGGCGGCTTCGCGGAGGTCGATGGCATGCGCACCGGGGTCTACCGGCTGCTGCCGGAGCAGAAGCGGCTGCTGCAGGACCAGACGCTGGCGCTGGACGACGAGTCGGTGCTGATGGCGGAAGGGTCCGGCCTCAAGACGTTAACGGTCACGGGCAGCCGCGGAGAGAAGGAACTGACCGTGGTGGAAACGGGAAGCATGGCCTTTCCGCCGCTGATCTCCGCGGCCGCGGCCGAAGAGATCGGCGCGCCGGGCGGCGCCTCGCCTGACGCGCTCCCGCAGCTCTGGCTCGCCGTGGACCGGGACTTGGACCCAGCCGCACTGATGCAGCTGCGTGCCGACCTGGCCACCGGCCTAGGTGTCGAGGAATACCAGCTCAGCGGCGCCGCGATCGAACGCGCGGCCTTCAACCAGGTGATTGACGTGCTGCTCCTCGTGGTGACCGGGCTGCTCGCCGTCGCCGTGCTGATTGCGCTGGTCGGTGTGGCCAACACCCTGTCCCTGTCCGTGCTCGAGCGCACCAGGGAGTCCGCATTGCTGCGGGCGCTGGGGCTGACCCGCGGGCAGCTGCGCGGAATGCTGGCGCTGGAAGCCGTCCTGATCGCCGGCGTCGCGGCCCTGATCGGCATCGCACTCGGTGTGCTGTACGGCTGGCTCGGCGCGCAGTCCGCCCTGGGCGCCTTCGCAACCGTGACCCCCGACGTTCCCTGGCTCCAGCTGGGTTCGGTGCTGGCCGTCGCGGTCATCGCGGGCCTGCTCGCCTCGGTCCTGCCGGCACGCCGCGCCGCCCGGCTTTCGCCGGTGGAAGGACTGGCCATCGCCTAACCAGGTCAGTGTGCGGCGCCGGCCACCGGCCCGCACCGCCAGCCGGATACCAGGTGGACTCGCGCTGATGGCAGCCGCCTGCACGGGCCTTCTTGCCCTTGTCTGGAGACAACGGCGGCGCCCGAATGCTAGGTTGGCCGAGACGGCGTGGGAGACGAGACCGCGCCGGAGTGCCTGCCATTCCTCATCCCTGTTAGCTCCGCGGTATGGTGCGGCATCGGAGCCTGGCCGGACGGAGACTAGTGATGACGGAACCCACAATCACCAGGGACCAGCCCGAGCTGAAACGGGCGATTGGGCCCAGGCTCCTGCTCCTGTTCATCGTCGGCGACATCCTCGGAACCGGCGTCTACGCGCTTACCGGCCAGGTCGCCGGCGAAGTCGGCGGAGCTGCCTGGGCTCCGCTGCTGCTGGCCTTCGCCGTCGCGACGATCACGGCCTTTTCCTACCTCGAACTTGTGACCAAGTATCCGCAGGCGGCTGGCGCCGCCCTCTACACGCACAAGGCCTTCGGCATCCACTTCCTGACGTTCCTGGTGACGTTCGCCGTCCTGAGTTCCGGCATTACCTCTGCCTCGACCGCCTCCAAGTTCCTGGCCGAGAACTTCATCGTGGGGTTCAACCTGGATTGGGACCAAGGCGGCGTCACGTGGATAGCGATCATCTTCATGGCGCTCCTGGCGCTCATCAATCTCAGGGGCGTGAGCGAAAGCCTGAAGTTCAACGTGGTACTGACTCTCGTCGAGCTCACCGGCCTGCTCATCGTCATCTTCATCGGCTTCTGGGCGATGGCCCAAGGCAACGTCGACTTCAGCCGCACCATGATCTTCGAGACGGCCGAGGACAAGGGCGTCTTCCTCTCCCTGACCGCCGCCACGTCCCTGGCGTTTTTCTCCATGGTCGGGTTCGAAGACTCCGTCAATATGGCTGAAGAGACCAAGGATCCGGTCAAGGTCTTCCCCCGGGTGATGCTGACGGGCCTGTGCATCACCGCCGTTGTCTACGTACTGGTCTCTATCGCCGCCGTCGCTATTGTCCCGGTCGGCACCCTCGCGGACAGCCAGACACCGCTGCTCGAGGTGGTTCGGGCCGGGGCGCCGGACCTGCCCATGGACGTCATCTACCCGTTCCTGTCCATGTTCGCGGTGGCCAACACCGCGCTCATCAACATGCTCATGGCCAGCCGGCTCCTCTACGGCATGGCGCACCAGGACGTCCTCCCCCGCTCCCTCGGAAAAGTCCTGCCCAACAGGCGCTCCCCGTGGAGCGCCATCATCTTCACCACGCTCATCGCCTTCGCGCTGATCATCACCGTCACGAACTTCATGGGCGAGGAAACCGTCGCCGCGCTCGGCGGCACCACGGCGCTCCTGCTCTTGTGCGTCTTCACCATCGTCAACATCGCCGTTCTCGTCCTCCGGCGCACACCGGTGGACCGCGACCATTTCCGTGCCCCGCGGTTCCTTCCCTACCTGGGCGTCCTTACCTGCGCCTATCTGGTCGGCCCCTGGGCCCAGGACCCCGTCGAGTACCAGATCGCGGGCTTCCTCATCGGCCTGGGCGTCCTGCTGTGGGCGCTCACCTGGATCTGGAACCGGGCCGTCCGGGCCAAGCAGACCCGCATCCGGCACCCGGAGGATCTGGGCGGCTGATCCTGCCCCGGCCAGAGTCTTCGCCTGCCAGCGGAATCCGGTCCGGCGGTTCCTATCTGCGGGGAGGCCAAGCATACTGAAAGCTGGACTTGGGGGCGGTTCCCTCGTGGCTGTTGACGTGTGAAGGAGTTGGCGTGACGTACTCGAGTTCCCGCGAGGGAAGGCTCAACCACCATGATCTGGCCTCCTACCTGGATGCCCACCTCCTGGGGGCCAAGGCGGGCATCCGCTTCTTCGATTCGGCCGTCGGTTCCCTGGAAGGTACCGGACAAGCGGATAGGCTCCGGCACATCAAGGACGAGGTGGTCTCGGCGCGCCGGGAGCTGAAGGTCCTGTTCGACCGCTTGGGCTATCGCAGAAGCGCCCCGAAGAAGGTCTCGGGCCTGCTGGGCGCGCTGGCCGGCAAGCTCAATCCGCTCAACCCGCTTCGCACGCGCGGGCATGCGGGGGCGCAGCTGGAACTCGAGACGCTGCAGTCGATGCTGCGGGGCCAGGAGTGCCTGTGGCGGACGCTCCAGCTTCTCGCCGAGCACGAGCCGCGGCTCGACCGGGAACGGCTCGCCCAGCTGGAGAAGCAGGTGCAGCGGCAGCTGGGCACCGTCGCGGAGATCATGGACGAGACGGCCGAGGCCCGGTTCCTGCAGTAGCAGGTCCTGCCCGGAGCGGTCGCGGACTACAACGACGGCGGTGCGGGGCGTTTCACAGGCCCCGCACCGTCCTGCGTCCGCTACTTCGCGGCGGGTTCCTCGTACTTGGGGAAGATGGGCGTCGGGGCGGGCAGGACCGTACCCGGCACAATAGCCGTGCCGATGGCAGAGAAGTCGCGGGCGCCGCCGTCGTTCTGGCCCAATACATCCAGCAGCTTGCCGGCGGAACCCGGCATCACGGGCTGGACCAGGATCGCGACGATCCGCAGCACCTCGAGCGTCACATACAGCACGGTGTTCATGCGCTCCACGTCCGTCTTCCGCAGCACCCAAGGCGCCTGCTCCGCGAAGTAGGCGTTGGTGTCCCCGAGGACGGTCCAGATGGCCTCGAGCGAAGCATGGAAGTCCTGCTCCTCGTAGGCCGAGCGGGACTTTTCGAGCAGCCGTTCCGCCCGGGCCAGCAGCTCGTGGTCTTCCGCTGCCAGCGTGCCCGGCTGCGGGACCTTGCCCTCGCAGTTCTTGGCCACCATGGACAGGGAGCGCTGGGCCAGATTGCCGAGGTTGTTCGCCAGGTCGGAGTTCATCCGGCCGACGATGGCGTCGTGGCTGTACGAGCCGTCCGCGCCGAAGGGTACCTCGCGCAGCAGGAAGAAGCGCATCTGGTCCAGTCCGTACTGGTCCACCCAGTCCGAGGGGGCGATGACGTTGCCCAGGGATTTCGACATCTTGATGCCCTGGTTGTACAGGTGTCCGTGGATCATCACGCGGCGGGGCAGTTCCAGCCCGGCGGACATCAGGAAGGCCGGCCAGTAAATGGCGTGGAAGCGGGAGATGTCCTTGCCGATGACGTGGACGTCGGCCGGCCACCACTTGCGGAAGGATGCGGCCTCGGTGTCAGGGAATCCGACGCCGGTCAGGTAGTTGGTCAGGGCGTCGACCCAGACGTACATCACGTGCTTGGGGTTGCCCGGCACGGGGACGCCCCAGTCGAACGTGGTCCGGGAAATCGACAGGTCGGTGAGGCCGTGCTTGACGAAGCTGATGACCTCGTTGAAGCGGGTGCGCGGGGCGGCGAACTCCGGCTGGTCCTCGTAGAGCTTGAGCAGCTTGTCCTGGTAGGCCGAGAGCCGGAAGAAGTAGGACTCCTCCTCCGTCCAGGTCACCTCGGTGTCGGTCTGGATGGAGTAGCGCTTGCCGTCCTCGCGGACCTCGGTCTCATCCTCGCCGTAGTAGGCCTCGTCGCGGACCGAATACCAGCCCTCGTACTTGTCGAGGTAGATGTCGCCGGCCTCTTCCATCCGCGTCCAGATCGCCTGCGCGGCGGTGTAATGGTCGGCGTCGGTCGTGCGGATGAACCGGTCGTAGCTGATCCCGAGCCCGTCCTGCGTGGACTGGAAGAGGTCCGAGTTCCGCTTGGCCAGCTCGAGGGGCGTGATGCCCTCTTTCTGCGCGGTGTGCAGCATCTTCTGGCCGTGCTCGTCCGTGCCGGTCAGGAAGAAGACGTCGTAACCGTCCAGCCGCTTGAAGCGGGCCATCGCATCGGTGGCGATGAACTCGTAGGCGTGGCCAATGTGGGGCACGCCGTTGGGGTAGGAAATCGCCGTGGTGATGTAATACGGGGGCTGGGAAACTTCAAACGTCACCTATAGAAGTTACCGCGTGCGCTCGGCGGATGTCGAAACGCACGCGGCCTTCCTAGTTCATCAAGGTGCGGCTGTCCGCGACGTTGATGAGCTCCTGGTCGTGGGTGGCGACGAGGACCGCGATGCCGTCCTTCGTGGTGTCCTTCAGGATGCCGATGATCTGGTTGGCGTGCTCGCGGTCGAGGCTGGCGGTCGGCTCGTCGACGACCAGCACCTTGGTGCCCAGGATCAGAGCCCGCGCGATCGCGACGCGCTGGCGCTCACCGCCGGAGAGCTGCGCCGGGCGGTGCCGCATCCGGCGGCCCAATCCGACCAGGTCCAGCAGGTCCTTGGCCATCTCGGTCTTGGCCTCGACCTGCTTGTCCGGCACCGCGGGCAGCAGCACGTTCTCCAGCGCGCTCATCCCGTCGATCAGCGCGCCGCCCTGGTCCACGTAGCCGATCAGGGCGCGGCGACGCTCCGAGATCTCGTCATCCGACATGGCATCCAGCGAATCCCCCTGCCAGAAGACCTCGCCCGACGTCGGCAGCGTCAGGCCCGCGGCGACGGTCAGGATACTGGTCTTGCCGGAACCGCTGCGGCCGGCGAGGCAGTGCATGGTGCCGGCCTCGAGGCCCAGATCGAAATCCTGCGCCACGACCAGAGGCTCTCCCCCGCCGCCGTCGTAGCGGATGGTGATGCCGCGAAGCTCCAGCGGCATGGCGTGGTCCGCCGTCCGGCCGATCTTCTCGGCGCGTGTCTGGGGCTCTTCAATCATTTCCGTGTCCTTGTCATCAAGATAAACCAGAGAATCACTGCCAGCACGCCCGCGATCGCGGCCCGGAACGCGGCGTGCGGCGCCACGGCCAGGGACACGCCGACGGCCCCGAGGATGGCCAGCGGCAGGGCCATGCCGGCCAGGATGCCGGCCTCGCTGCGGCGCAGGCCCAGCAGCAGTCCCGGCCCCCAGCCCATGGCTTCGAGGATGTCCCATTGCTCGCGCTTGCGGGCCAGGTCGAACCGGCTGGTGATCAGCGTCAGGACCAGGGCCGTGACGACGCCGAGCACCGCCAGGGCCACGTTCACCCCGCCCACCTGGCTCAGCGCGAGCGACCCAAGGGCCGTGCTGCCGGCGGCGCGCGGCAGGTCCAGGACGACCGCCACCAGCGCACCGGCGGCAGCACCCAGCACTCCGACGCCGACTGCTACGGCTCCGGTGTTGAACCGGTTGGTCCGCAGCTGCCGCGCCGCGAACTTCAGCGGCGAGTCCACCAGCGGAACGCCGGTGGCGCCCGGCAGCCCGTCCGCGGCGGGCGGATGCGGTTTCAGCAGCGCGGCGGAGATGAAGGAAGCGGCCAGGTAGATCACCAGTACGACGGCGGACACCAGCAGCGTGGTCAGGGTCCGGCTAAAGGCGTTGACGATGATCGCAACGACAAACAGTCCGGCGGCCCCGACCAGCAGCTCCGAGAGGAACCAGGAACGGATCCGCGGGCGGTTCCAGCCCATGGCCCGCAAGGTTACGGCTTCCGTGCGCCGTGCCCGGGTGAAGGCGACGGTGCTCGCCGCGGTCAGCAGGGCGGCGCCGCCGAGGGTGAGCATCAGCAGGACCGAGCTCGCCTGGCTCAGCGAGGTCTGCACCGCCGAAGCGGCGCCCTGGCGGAACCAGGACTGGCTGACGGTGCCGAGGTCCGATGCCGCACCGGAGGCGTCCTGCCGGTACTCGGGCACGTAGATGGAAGCGTCTTCGCGGGCGGAACCGGCGACGACCTGGACGTCCAGGCCGAGCTTTTCGATCGCCGCCGCCGCGGCATCGATCTGGCCCGCTGCGTCCGCCCAGCTGCCGCCGGCGTCGACCTTGACCCGGACGGCGTCGATGACCGCGTCCTCGGCAGAGGTGCCGCGCACGGCCGCGAGGCCGCTGTAATCCGTGATGGCACCGGCGGACTGGACGGAGAGTCCCGCGCCGCTCAGGCCCGGCTGCAGTTCGACCGGATCGACGGCCTTGCCGTCTGCGTCCTTGGTGAGCTTGACGGGCGTGGGGTCGTAGCCGCCGAGCGGAAGGTAGTTGACGTCGCCCGCGGCGTCGCGGACAGCGTTGGCATTGAAAGTGCCGTAGACGAACGGCAGCGGCGCGGCAGCATCCCCCGCGCCGTCGAGGTTGGTCCGGTAGGACTGCTCGTTAACAGGCTCGCGCTGGCTCTGGTCCGGCTCCAGTTGCCACTGCAAGGTCTTCTCCGGCAGCTTGTTCACCTGGACCCAGCCCTGCGGAGTCACTGTCTGCTCGACGCTGCCGTCAGGGTTGGCCGCACCGGCCAGGTACTCCGGCGTGGAGACAAAGTCCGTGCTCCAACTGGCCGGCTGGTGCAGGCCGGCAACGACCTGCACGCCGCCGGACCCGAGCAGGTTGTTGTAGTCCTCGCCGCCGGGCCAGCGCAGCTGGAAGGGCTTGGTCGAGGCGAAGGGCAGGTATTCCTCCCCCAGCGCCTTGCTGACGGTACCTACGTCCGCGACCTTGTTGCCGGCGTCGTCGATTTCCTCGATCTGCACCGAGTAGGTGAGGTCCAGCGCAGTGCCGGAGCGGACCACGAGCGGAATGACCTGGGAGTCCTCGGTCAGGGAGCCGGCCTCCATGGCGGACTGGTACTGCATGACGAACGGGCTCCAGAACGCGAACGGGTGTCCGTCGATCTTCGCGGATTCCGTGCCCTCGCTGAATAAGCCCGGGGTCATCTGGCTGGAGAACTCCTGGCCGACCTCCATGGCGTTGCGTCCCGCGGCGCTGGGCGCCTCGGTCAGCGGGGCCAGGAATCCGCCGGCATCGCCCAGCAGGGCCTGCTCCGCGGCGGGGTCGACGGCGACGACGGTTTCGCTGATCTGCGGCAGCATGGGCAGGGCAATGGTCACGTCGAAATCCCCGTGCGAGCTGCCGCCGGCGGGGTCCGGGAACTTGATGCCGGTCTCGCCCTCCGGGGCGACGGTGCGCAGGCTCTTGCCGCCCGGCACGTCGAGCTCCTGCAGCTTGGCCTGGCCGAGCGAGCCCTCCGCTGCCGTTTCGAAGAGCACGGTGTCCTCGACGCCGTCGGAGGTGACCGCCTTGGCGGTGATCCGGTACTTCTTCGGCTCCTCGCTCAGGACGGAATC is a genomic window of Arthrobacter sp. Marseille-P9274 containing:
- a CDS encoding ABC transporter permease, yielding MNAAARFLRSRSLVITVVVLVAAMLLSVFIQDRAQSSLGRVVDTNSRGLYDILVLPEGKGGEGQTLKQPDYLSGAGGITNDQLEQIRSLSGIGVAAPVSLVSKVVQDIEFPQLKATDYVGYNENIATYLEQQNIKDATPASEWPEPDSVLSEEPKKYRITAKAVTSDGVEDTVLFETAAEGSLGQAKLQELDVPGGKSLRTVAPEGETGIKFPDPAGGSSHGDFDVTIALPMLPQISETVVAVDPAAEQALLGDAGGFLAPLTEAPSAAGRNAMEVGQEFSSQMTPGLFSEGTESAKIDGHPFAFWSPFVMQYQSAMEAGSLTEDSQVIPLVVRSGTALDLTYSVQIEEIDDAGNKVADVGTVSKALGEEYLPFASTKPFQLRWPGGEDYNNLLGSGGVQVVAGLHQPASWSTDFVSTPEYLAGAANPDGSVEQTVTPQGWVQVNKLPEKTLQWQLEPDQSQREPVNEQSYRTNLDGAGDAAAPLPFVYGTFNANAVRDAAGDVNYLPLGGYDPTPVKLTKDADGKAVDPVELQPGLSGAGLSVQSAGAITDYSGLAAVRGTSAEDAVIDAVRVKVDAGGSWADAAGQIDAAAAAIEKLGLDVQVVAGSAREDASIYVPEYRQDASGAASDLGTVSQSWFRQGAASAVQTSLSQASSVLLMLTLGGAALLTAASTVAFTRARRTEAVTLRAMGWNRPRIRSWFLSELLVGAAGLFVVAIIVNAFSRTLTTLLVSAVVLVIYLAASFISAALLKPHPPAADGLPGATGVPLVDSPLKFAARQLRTNRFNTGAVAVGVGVLGAAAGALVAVVLDLPRAAGSTALGSLALSQVGGVNVALAVLGVVTALVLTLITSRFDLARKREQWDILEAMGWGPGLLLGLRRSEAGILAGMALPLAILGAVGVSLAVAPHAAFRAAIAGVLAVILWFILMTRTRK